One Limibacillus sp. genomic region harbors:
- a CDS encoding SPOR domain-containing protein, which yields MADQPDQIPQFLAVRPSPEELNWMRRGLGQPGGKIPVFDENDNPVDPKIVRRCLEQQWVEPWIGNQKNPNNLYMACRLSPLGRRLVGREPQLVDHGEKRKQETDSEVSSAADGKLDRDKKNQMLLETLEVMAHRSRRDIGISPRTDQTSPEVENAPAAPEPQVVEAVEPDTAEPGAGEPEVATEEASQPAAEPEPAAETEPAAEPEPVAEGLIEPQPAEGEAAQALTQEAETQAATLATEPQIASEPAASEISPANGGETTQAPALNADAGQAPIDSQASPEPEAASEPASEPATGSATESASESAAVSAPEPAPAAVEAQTTEAQTVEAQTAEAEAAAAVQEPPAQTTSFPAPQAASPPPPLSLRPWEPQVEVAAAAEEPAKTAEEPAVTAEVLPAPSPAEAAPSPEEMSAPEVTSAPEKMSAPKSAAPAAKMVELAVLPPVKPSPPPAPVVEAPAAAPTAGQPASQPAASVSAGTGEFGVQVAASQDPADAERLRGLIAERQASLLSDYGLTIVKAEIEDKGVYYRVRTPAFGDRSAASGLCQSLKASGQDCFVFRAQR from the coding sequence GTGGCGGATCAACCTGATCAAATCCCGCAATTTCTTGCGGTACGGCCGTCACCGGAAGAGCTGAACTGGATGCGGCGCGGCCTTGGCCAGCCCGGCGGAAAGATTCCGGTATTTGACGAAAACGACAATCCGGTCGATCCGAAGATCGTCCGCCGCTGCCTGGAACAGCAGTGGGTGGAGCCCTGGATCGGAAACCAGAAGAACCCCAATAACCTCTATATGGCCTGCCGGCTGTCTCCTTTGGGCCGCCGCCTCGTGGGCCGTGAGCCTCAGTTGGTCGACCACGGCGAGAAGCGCAAACAGGAGACCGACAGCGAAGTCAGCTCGGCCGCCGACGGCAAGCTCGACCGGGACAAGAAGAACCAGATGTTGCTCGAGACCCTGGAGGTCATGGCGCATCGCTCCCGGCGGGACATCGGCATCAGCCCGCGGACCGACCAAACCTCGCCGGAGGTGGAGAACGCTCCCGCCGCACCCGAGCCGCAGGTTGTAGAGGCTGTCGAGCCCGACACGGCCGAGCCGGGCGCGGGCGAGCCGGAGGTGGCCACCGAAGAGGCGTCCCAGCCCGCCGCCGAACCTGAGCCCGCCGCCGAAACTGAGCCCGCCGCCGAACCTGAGCCTGTCGCCGAAGGCCTCATCGAACCCCAGCCGGCTGAAGGCGAAGCGGCTCAAGCCCTAACGCAAGAGGCCGAGACGCAGGCAGCCACGCTTGCAACCGAGCCGCAGATAGCGAGCGAGCCGGCAGCATCCGAGATCAGCCCAGCGAACGGCGGCGAGACGACGCAAGCCCCCGCCCTGAACGCGGACGCCGGACAAGCTCCCATCGATTCGCAGGCCTCCCCCGAGCCGGAGGCGGCTTCCGAACCGGCTAGTGAGCCTGCAACAGGCTCTGCAACCGAATCTGCAAGCGAATCTGCCGCCGTCTCTGCCCCGGAGCCAGCCCCGGCTGCCGTTGAAGCGCAAACAACAGAGGCGCAAACAGTAGAGGCGCAAACAGCAGAGGCCGAAGCAGCAGCTGCGGTCCAAGAGCCGCCCGCGCAGACGACATCCTTCCCCGCTCCGCAAGCAGCCTCTCCGCCGCCGCCCCTATCTCTCCGCCCTTGGGAGCCGCAGGTCGAAGTGGCGGCGGCCGCCGAGGAACCGGCAAAGACCGCCGAGGAACCGGCAGTGACCGCCGAGGTTCTGCCTGCGCCCTCGCCGGCTGAAGCAGCACCCTCGCCCGAGGAAATGTCAGCGCCCGAGGTAACTTCCGCGCCTGAGAAAATGTCAGCGCCCAAGAGCGCCGCGCCGGCCGCCAAGATGGTCGAGCTTGCGGTCCTTCCTCCGGTCAAGCCCTCTCCGCCACCAGCTCCGGTTGTCGAGGCACCAGCCGCCGCCCCAACCGCGGGCCAGCCCGCGAGCCAACCCGCAGCAAGCGTTTCGGCGGGAACAGGAGAATTCGGCGTGCAGGTGGCCGCCTCGCAGGATCCGGCCGACGCGGAACGGCTGCGCGGGCTCATCGCCGAGCGTCAAGCCAGTCTGCTGTCGGATTATGGGCTAACGATCGTCAAAGCGGAGATCGAGGACAAGGGTGTCTATTACCGCGTCAGGACCCCGGCTTTCGGGGACCGTTCGGCGGCCAGCGGCCTCTGCCAGTCTCTGAAGGCCTCTGGACAGGACTGCTTCGTTTTCCGCGCCCAGCGCTAG